The Cyprinus carpio isolate SPL01 chromosome B19, ASM1834038v1, whole genome shotgun sequence DNA window cgtaaatttaaacaataatctTAAAAGATTATATTCAATTTAAGATAAGTTTAAAATGTCAATTGCTATTCAACAGAAGCACCCACAGAAGTTTTCCAATCAAGGACATTTGTAATTGTTCCCGCTTGCACTCTAATTAAAACGTCCCCATTAAACAACCGCGTCAAACCACATTAGTAACGTTATATTTACCAATATATAGTTCGGTATATTCATAAAAGAAGACGTATTAACTGTGCAAAAGCGAGGGATGTTTTCAGATTCATCCGGCTGAGGATGGTCGAAGGGTGTTCATAAAACGTGGCGTTGACACCCTACGAAAACTCTTACATGTTCAAAACTACaaagttttgtgtttaaataGGCCTACAAGGTGAAAGAATCGTATTTTAGAGAGCACTTAACCTAAAATGGGGACAGCACGGATTGAGTTCGCAGTAGCTGCAGTTAAACCTcctttttcctttcccttttctttccctacctcaaaagaaaaaaagaaaaaaaaacttgtcaagACTCGAACCGCTGCCGAATCTCttccgtgatttttttttttctttactcgttaaagggttttttttgtgcCCCTGACTCTGACAAATGAAAGGGCGTGTACCTGGAGGAGGGGAACTAGGGGACGAACTTATTTGGCTACTTTAAACAGGACATTTGAGTATTGACATGTTTAAAAAAGTCGATGTTTCTAATGTTTTTCTACTGCTGTAAAATCAACAGTAATGGACTTCTGGTAGTTTCACACCAGAAAACCCACTGGGAATCATGGCAGTGGACGGTGAGTTTTGTCTGGGGCTTTAGTGGGAAGTACGAAAACTTTAACCCTTACCTGCACAATGTTTGCACGAGTGTCAAAAATTAACCAGTCCTCGGGGTATAATTGTTTTACCGGTTACAACGTTGTATATATTTGAAAGTATTACAGTCGTATATAGTGATGAATTAAGTGCCTCTGAAACATGGTAGGTGGTTTCTAGCTGGTAGCTAAATCAATTaacccctacacacacacacacacacagagagagagagagagagagaggttagcTGGATACAAATCTTCCATAATGTGAAAGAGATAGAGGCGACCAATCATTTCTTTAGTTTTCTAATAAACTACACTGATTGTGTTTTGATAatgcttttgaatatttattaatcaattaaagtGTGTGTCATAAAAATGACACTTTAGATATTTATCTATGGTTAGAAAATAAGTCTGAAAATGAATTCCAGGAGGCAAATAAATAGCCCCTCAtaaagttgaaaaagtaaaaTTGTGACACTGGTATGCACTAAACATGCAATATTGacagtgctttatttattttaatgcccTAGGAATGAGTTTCGTCAGAATTCTTGCTAATAGGAATGCCTTGCATTGCGATGAATCTTCAGACAGCCTTCAACAGGCCTCAGGGGAGACATATAGGCTAATGAATCATAACCCAGTGCCTGTGCTTTACTGTGATCATCTGTGTTTACAAGAGGCACCGCCTATATATAAATGGTTTGTATTGACTTGTCACTTTGTGTGGACTATGGTCATGCCTCACAGCTCTGATTATGCTACAAAGTTTACCTATTACTtgatcttaaatatatttttgtttttgttaaaactgtttttgtagACACCCCACAGGAACTGTGACTGGTTCAGCAAGGTTTAAACTCTCTGACCCCTGCTGCCACCTCATCAAACCAGTATGAtgggtttaaaatgaaaatctcaATGCATGTTTTCAGGTGATTTAACATCAATAACCAATGCTCTCTAGGCAATTCAAAATTCTTCTGAGTTTTTGTGTTCGGTTTAATATATTTGCACTTGCAAATAAGATCTAAATCTCCCTTATTATCCAAAAGAGACCAACTCCCTTCCCCCAAGCCACACCTGTAAGCAAAGCAACTGTCTGCACCTACTTCATATTGTGTGGGAGATTGAATATGTCAATAAGGATGTCTCGTAACTGACTGCATGTCTGGAGGTGAAATTGTTAAGATCTAAAACTAAGACGCGGTGCAATCGGATAGTCGATGGCCTCAGGGTGGGTGGTTGGGTTACCATAAAATGATGCTATTAAATCAGATGCGTTATATTGTCTACACAAAAGAATGGGAGAGATTGGGGAGGGTGTGTAGAGAATCTTATATGACATGCTCAATAAAGAGGCAAGGCAAGATTACCTAGAGAATAAAACAACGCTTTATTTTATTTGCCGTCAACTGCTTTGGACAATCATTACCTGAAGATTGTTATAATTACATAAGAAAGTCACAAGgtaaaattaaagtcattttctTGAAGTTGACTAATACATCAGGTTTCTTTATTGCTAAAGCCGCCATGTTGGTTCGCCACGCTGCCAATCAGCTTCCAGAACTCCAGGAACGTCAGCTCGCCGTCGTTATTCTCGTCCAATGACTTCATGAGCTGATCAACGGTGGCTGGGTCAGAGGCATTCTGTGGGAGAAGACAAGATGGACAGGCATTTATATGCACTTGCAGTGATAGTGTCTCTATCTAGTGGTTGTCAGTGGTACTGCGCATTCTTTTCTGCTGACCTATTGGTTTAGGGGGAGTTCCTGTTCTGGATGGGCCAAACAGAAAATGCTCTGATGTGGCATTTTTCTATTGTATCCAGCTTTTAGTGATCCGGTTCGGATGTAAACATGCTGAAAGCAGCCAGTGTGTTTTCATACTCACTAGCAGTATAAGGTCTGTCTCTGACTTGAGAGTTGTTTTAGCATAGGAAGGATTTGTGTAATTTCCTCTACAAAATCACAAACACGTGACTCACAAGGAATTCTTTAGAGGACTGGGATGTGGTTAACTAATAACTCACACCAGACCTCTGAAATGGTGCTCTTATCCTTTTGGATTCATTCTTCCCAGAAAACAGAATAGCGTACTAAACAAACACTGCCATTAAGgccattatttattattcattaaaatgatctTTAATTTCATTGTTTAAATAATGGGATTTTAGGTCACAGAtgtaaaacaactgtaaaataattctataaaataattatttagtaaaattcaGCATTCTTATCcattttggttcatttttctCAGAACACATACTAATTAAGCACTGGAATGAagaccattatttatttatttatttatttaaacaatctttaatttacttttctaaatattgtgattaaaggtcacagataaaaaaaaaaaaaaataaaaaaaattatacagtaaattctatAATAAAGTTTAGCATACTGTAGAAAATAACCATTTATTGTAGCTGTAAGCTCTTAAAAATAGAGGTTCTTTGCAGCACCTGAGAGTCAGCAGACACTCCTCTTCTTATTAAGAACCATTTTGAGTTGGTTTTATAGTTCtgtggagatttaaaaaaaagttcttaacATTACATTATAGTTTCTTCAGATGATTTTCTAAACAACTAAATGGGTTCTAAATggaccttttttatattt harbors:
- the LOC109093898 gene encoding protein S100-A11-like isoform X2; translated protein: MESAINVLVSQFKTYAAKDDSKNTLSKEEFQSLVTSQLPNFVKNASDPATVDQLMKSLDENNDGELTFLEFWKLIGSVANQHGGFSNKET
- the LOC109093898 gene encoding protein S100-A11-like isoform X1 — translated: MESAINVLVSQFKTYAAKDDSKNTLSKEEFQSLVTSQLPNFVKNYKTNSKWFLIRRGVSADSQNASDPATVDQLMKSLDENNDGELTFLEFWKLIGSVANQHGGFSNKET